One Amorphoplanes digitatis genomic window carries:
- a CDS encoding acyl-CoA dehydrogenase family protein, whose amino-acid sequence MRLNEDHRAFADSVRRFVDTEINPHVDEWEAAGRAPLHDVFPKAAALGLLGLEYDPAYGGEGADHSFQLVAAEEYGRMHATGVGMALGVQAMMATPSLHEFGSAELKERYLTPAVAGTAVTAIAVTEPDIGSDVSRLSTRAVRDGDDWVITGRKIYITNGAQADWICLLARTSDEGGHRGMSQILVPTDLPGFSVARTFEKLGNRCSDTAELVLDGVRVPVANTIGEVGRGFQQQMRQFVTERMFAAYTTVGQCQYALDRTRRFIHDRTVFGRPLADRQYVAFRLTELQAEVDLLRSHNLVTCEALMAGEDITRMATVAKLKAGRLIREVADRCLQFHGGMGYLEETWTARMLRDTRLTSIGAGADEVMLQVLARLDGLPA is encoded by the coding sequence ATGCGCCTCAACGAGGACCACCGCGCCTTCGCCGACAGCGTCCGCCGGTTCGTCGACACCGAGATCAACCCGCATGTCGACGAGTGGGAGGCCGCCGGGCGCGCGCCCCTGCACGACGTGTTCCCCAAGGCCGCGGCCCTCGGCCTGCTCGGCCTGGAGTACGACCCGGCCTACGGCGGCGAGGGCGCCGACCACAGCTTCCAGCTCGTCGCCGCCGAGGAGTACGGGCGGATGCACGCGACCGGCGTCGGGATGGCCCTGGGCGTGCAGGCGATGATGGCGACGCCGTCGCTGCACGAGTTCGGGTCGGCCGAGCTCAAGGAGCGCTACCTCACGCCAGCCGTCGCCGGCACCGCGGTCACCGCGATCGCCGTCACCGAGCCGGACATCGGCTCCGACGTCTCCCGGCTGAGCACCCGCGCCGTGCGCGACGGCGACGACTGGGTCATCACCGGCCGCAAGATCTACATCACCAACGGCGCGCAGGCCGACTGGATCTGCCTGCTCGCGCGCACCTCGGACGAGGGCGGGCACCGCGGGATGTCGCAGATCCTCGTGCCGACCGACCTGCCCGGCTTCAGCGTCGCGCGCACCTTCGAGAAGCTCGGCAACCGCTGCTCCGACACCGCCGAGCTGGTGCTGGACGGCGTGCGCGTGCCGGTCGCCAACACCATCGGCGAGGTCGGGCGCGGCTTCCAGCAGCAGATGCGCCAGTTCGTCACCGAGCGGATGTTCGCCGCGTACACCACCGTCGGCCAGTGCCAGTACGCCCTGGATCGCACCCGCCGGTTCATCCACGACCGCACGGTCTTCGGCCGCCCGCTCGCCGACCGGCAGTACGTCGCCTTCCGCCTCACCGAGTTGCAGGCGGAGGTGGACCTGCTGCGCAGCCACAACCTGGTCACCTGCGAGGCGCTGATGGCCGGCGAGGACATCACCCGGATGGCGACGGTGGCGAAGCTCAAGGCGGGCCGGCTGATCCGCGAGGTGGCCGACCGGTGCCTGCAGTTCCACGGCGGCATGGGCTATCTCGAGGAGACCTGGACCGCCCGCATGCTGCGCGACACCCGGCTGACCTCGATCGGCGCGGGCGCCGACGAGGTGATGCTCCAGGTGCTCGCCCGCCTCGACGGCTTGCCCGCCTGA
- a CDS encoding acyl-CoA carboxylase subunit beta codes for MTILRSTIDADGADARAARQAMLDALDEIAAETAKAVAGGGEKATARHRARGKMTARERIELLLDLDSPFLELAALAGYGSQFTVGGSVVAGIGVVSGVECLLVANDPTVKGGASNPWSLRKSLRMHEIALRNRLPIIALVESGGADLPTQKEVFIPGGAVFRDLTRLSAAGIPTIALVFGNSTAGGAYLPGMSDHVVMIEKQSKVFLAGPPLVKAATGEESDDESLGGAEMHARVSGLADYYAVDEQDAIRIGRRIVARLNHSKASGPATAEPRPPRYPAEELLAIVPPDLKSPFDPRELIARIVDDSDFDEFKPLYGDSLVTGWAQLHGYAVGILANARGVLFSAEAQKAAQFIQLANKSNTPLLFLHNTTGYMVGKEYEQGGIIKHGAMMINAVSNSTVPHISLLVGNSYGAGHYGMCGRAYDPRFLFAWPSARSSVMGAQQLADVTYMVSKASALSQGRPFDEDGAQVVRHMIEQQISAEAMPMVLSGMVYDDGIIDPRDTRDVLGVALSAIHTAPVRGTDAFGVFRM; via the coding sequence GTGACCATCCTGCGGTCCACCATCGACGCCGACGGCGCGGACGCCCGCGCCGCCCGGCAGGCGATGCTCGACGCCCTCGACGAGATCGCCGCCGAGACCGCCAAGGCCGTGGCCGGCGGCGGCGAGAAGGCGACCGCCCGGCACCGGGCGCGGGGCAAGATGACCGCCCGGGAGCGGATCGAGCTGCTGCTCGACCTGGACTCGCCGTTCCTGGAGCTGGCCGCGCTGGCCGGCTACGGCTCGCAGTTCACCGTCGGCGGCAGCGTCGTCGCCGGCATCGGCGTGGTCAGCGGCGTGGAGTGCCTGCTGGTGGCGAACGATCCCACGGTCAAGGGCGGCGCGAGCAACCCCTGGTCGCTGCGGAAGTCGCTGCGGATGCACGAGATCGCGCTGCGGAACCGGCTGCCGATCATCGCGCTCGTCGAGTCCGGCGGCGCGGACCTGCCGACGCAGAAGGAGGTCTTCATCCCCGGCGGGGCCGTCTTCCGCGACCTCACCCGCCTGTCCGCCGCCGGGATCCCGACGATCGCGCTGGTCTTCGGCAACTCGACGGCCGGCGGCGCCTACCTGCCCGGCATGAGCGACCACGTGGTGATGATCGAGAAACAGTCCAAGGTGTTCCTCGCCGGCCCGCCCCTGGTCAAGGCCGCCACCGGCGAGGAGTCCGACGACGAGTCGCTGGGCGGCGCGGAGATGCACGCCCGGGTGTCCGGCCTCGCCGACTACTACGCCGTCGACGAACAGGACGCCATCCGGATCGGCCGGCGGATCGTCGCGCGACTGAACCACAGCAAGGCGTCCGGGCCGGCGACGGCCGAACCGAGGCCGCCGCGGTACCCCGCCGAGGAGCTGCTGGCGATCGTGCCGCCCGACCTGAAGTCGCCGTTCGACCCCCGGGAACTCATCGCCCGGATCGTCGACGACAGCGACTTCGACGAGTTCAAGCCGCTGTACGGCGACTCGCTGGTGACCGGCTGGGCCCAGCTGCACGGCTACGCGGTCGGCATCCTGGCCAACGCCCGCGGCGTGCTGTTCAGCGCCGAGGCGCAGAAGGCGGCGCAGTTCATCCAGCTCGCCAACAAGTCCAACACTCCCCTGCTGTTCCTGCACAACACGACCGGGTACATGGTCGGCAAGGAGTACGAGCAGGGCGGGATCATCAAGCACGGCGCCATGATGATCAACGCGGTGTCGAACTCGACGGTCCCGCACATCTCCCTGCTCGTCGGCAACTCCTACGGCGCCGGGCACTACGGCATGTGCGGCCGGGCCTACGACCCCAGGTTCCTCTTCGCCTGGCCGAGCGCCCGCTCCTCGGTCATGGGCGCGCAGCAGCTCGCCGACGTCACCTACATGGTCTCCAAGGCGTCGGCGCTGTCGCAGGGCAGGCCGTTCGACGAGGACGGCGCTCAGGTGGTCCGGCACATGATCGAGCAGCAGATCTCCGCGGAGGCGATGCCGATGGTCCTGTCCGGGATGGTCTACGACGACGGCAT
- a CDS encoding acyclic terpene utilization AtuA family protein, translated as MSELANAGTLRVGNCSGFYGDRLSAMREMLEGGELDVLTGDYLAELTMLILGRDRMADPSAGYARTFLAQLRDCLRLALDRGVRIVANAGGVNPAGLVAAIRELGPAKVALVRGDDLTARAGALGLGSPLGAHAYLGAFGIARALAGGADIVVTGRVTDASLVVGPAIAHFGWGRTDLDALAGATVAGHVIECGTQATGGNYPFFTEIADLVRPGFPIAELHPDGSSVITKHPGTAGAVTVGTVTAQLVYEVDDARYAGPDVTTRLDTVSLRQAGPDRVEITGVRGEAPPPDLKVSCTSIGGYRNEMTVVLTGLDIEAKADLFRRQFEDARGKAEPAEVTWHLARVDTVDAPTQQRASALLTVVARDADEKVAGRAFTNPAVEVALASYPGFFSTTPPGRAHPYGVFTAGYVPQGVVAHEVVHDDGTVEPVGPPALTLALEPLPGPAPGPAPGDPGPVVRLPLGTIAGARSGDKGGNANVGLWVRDDAAYPWLAALITEDTVRELLPEAAALPVRITRLPGIRAVNVVIEGLLGQGVAYQARFDPQAKGLGEWLRSRHVDIPVSLLPVPEEHP; from the coding sequence ATGAGCGAGCTTGCGAACGCTGGGACGCTGCGGGTCGGCAACTGTTCCGGGTTCTACGGTGACCGGCTCTCGGCCATGCGGGAGATGCTCGAGGGCGGCGAGCTCGACGTGCTCACCGGCGACTACCTGGCCGAGCTGACAATGCTCATCCTCGGCCGGGACCGGATGGCCGACCCGTCCGCCGGCTACGCCCGGACGTTCCTCGCCCAGCTGCGGGACTGCCTGCGGCTGGCGCTGGACCGCGGTGTCCGCATCGTCGCCAACGCGGGCGGCGTCAATCCGGCCGGCCTGGTCGCCGCGATCCGCGAGCTGGGCCCCGCCAAGGTCGCCCTGGTGCGCGGCGACGACCTGACCGCGCGGGCCGGCGCGCTCGGGCTGGGCTCGCCGCTCGGCGCGCACGCCTACCTCGGCGCGTTCGGGATCGCCCGGGCCCTGGCCGGCGGCGCCGACATCGTCGTCACCGGGCGGGTGACCGACGCCTCGCTGGTCGTCGGCCCGGCGATCGCGCACTTCGGCTGGGGCCGCACCGACCTCGACGCGCTCGCCGGCGCCACCGTCGCCGGCCACGTCATCGAGTGCGGCACGCAGGCCACCGGCGGCAACTACCCGTTCTTCACCGAGATCGCCGACCTGGTCCGGCCAGGCTTCCCGATCGCCGAGCTCCACCCGGACGGCTCCAGCGTCATCACCAAGCACCCGGGCACCGCGGGCGCGGTCACCGTCGGCACGGTGACCGCCCAGCTCGTGTACGAGGTGGACGACGCCCGGTACGCCGGCCCCGACGTCACCACCCGCCTCGACACGGTCTCGCTGCGGCAGGCCGGGCCGGACCGGGTGGAGATCACCGGGGTACGCGGTGAGGCGCCGCCGCCCGACCTCAAGGTGTCGTGCACCTCGATCGGCGGCTACCGCAACGAGATGACCGTGGTGCTGACCGGCCTCGACATCGAGGCAAAGGCCGACCTGTTCCGCCGCCAGTTCGAGGACGCCCGTGGCAAGGCCGAGCCGGCCGAGGTCACCTGGCACCTGGCCCGGGTCGACACCGTGGACGCGCCGACGCAGCAGCGGGCGTCCGCCCTGCTGACCGTCGTCGCCCGGGACGCGGACGAGAAGGTGGCCGGCCGCGCGTTCACCAATCCCGCCGTCGAGGTCGCGCTCGCCTCGTACCCGGGCTTCTTCAGCACGACGCCGCCGGGGCGCGCGCACCCGTACGGCGTGTTCACCGCCGGGTACGTGCCGCAGGGCGTCGTCGCGCACGAGGTCGTGCACGACGACGGGACCGTCGAGCCGGTCGGGCCGCCGGCGCTCACCCTCGCCCTCGAGCCCCTGCCGGGGCCGGCGCCCGGGCCCGCGCCCGGCGATCCGGGTCCGGTCGTGCGCCTACCGCTCGGGACGATCGCCGGCGCGCGCTCCGGCGACAAGGGCGGAAACGCCAACGTCGGGCTCTGGGTGCGCGACGACGCGGCGTACCCGTGGCTCGCCGCGCTGATCACCGAGGACACCGTCCGCGAGCTGCTGCCGGAGGCCGCGGCGCTGCCGGTGCGGATCACCCGGCTGCCCGGCATCCGGGCCGTCAACGTCGTCATCGAAGGCCTGCTCGGCCAGGGCGTTGCGTACCAGGCGCGCTTCGACCCGCAGGCCAAGGGGCTCGGCGAGTGGCTGCGCTCGCGGCACGTCGACATCCCCGTCTCGCTGCTACCCGTACCCGAGGAGCACCCGTGA